CCTTTTGTGCCATggacatatgataatataaaaataatggcacaacatcatccttcgtacttttactctcgtcctcacatgataatataaatgaaatggcccgacattatccttcgtgcatattaaaaatggcacggcatcacccttcatactttatatttttcctcacatgataatataactaaaatggaacggcatcacccttcgtgctttacactctcaaatggcacgacatcacccttcgtgcttttttcttttcctcacatgataatataactaAAATGGCGCgccattacccttcgtgctttacattctCAAATGGCAtagcatcaccctttgtgctttacactctcaaatggcatggcatcacccttcgtgctttatactctcaaatggcacggtatcacccttcgtgctttacactcttccttaccaagcacatgtatatcattaataAGCAatgtaggaagcataaataatatcaaagagagtgtttaaacgacaacacaatacaagaattcatatcacaattttctcACCTGccacaaccaactccaaagatacaacaaaattcAATTAATTTCAAAGAAAATAGCCCAAGGATCCACACAACATATATAAAACCTCAGaaacaacaacagagatggaaaagtaactcagcaaaggacaacaccttctttaatccaaatattttataaatatattaacacatctttttaagcttatttaattaattatttatagatggaaaatccataatgaaattaattccaagaaatatcaaatcaacaaagacatggaattcacataaaatccaaatggaaatcaccccaaattatcatataaaatataaacCCGACAAAAAAGGaacgaggcatgacaaataaaggatttactatgttccaataatttttcaatttaatatatAAGGATGTCTACAATTTTTAACCGATATAAATTGCACagataaaccaagtacgtactcgtcacctcgggtacatgattttcaatcacacaattttcaaatacgactcaatgcctaaggggtaattcccccactcaaagttaggcaagatacctaccagctcaaatctatccaaattgattgtataacttcattaaaattcatcgaaaacaatTTCAGATAATAAAATGTCAACTTaaattttgcattaaaaattCAACgtggggcccgcctctcggaacccgacagaattttcatgaaatccgaacacccattccgatacgaattcaaccatacaaaatttaccaaattccgataacgaatcgacatccaaatcttaaatttttatttttgaaagtttgtGCAAAAATCCCATTTTCTTCCAATTTATTCACTAATAAAAGATGGAAATAATCATGGAATCGTGAAATATTATGAAAATCGAGtaggaaacacttaccccaatccatttgGTGAAAGTCCGctcaaaaatctcccaaatccgAATTCCCTAGCTCCAAAAATATTGAAATGAGCTAAAAAATGAAATTGCTCAATAAAAACTCATTTCCCATCTCTAAAAGTCCATTATCCGTTACTAAAAGTCCATTTCCCATCACTAAAGGTCCGCACCAGAAACCTGCTAGAACCAACAATTTAATATTTCACTAAAAacgctctaactccatcatacgacctcgtaattagacgattcttattactatgagtcacaaataataatacgaacctagtcgttcaatcgaaactcgattcggagctcattttctcaatgcgagaccaatttcgctcgttaaacaattaactcatgtttcgcgctaaaaacccaatcgcaacttgatgaaattagaccaaacattccagatcattcttataattcattatcaaactctCGGAAGtttcgaaatcaaatttcaagaTCTAGAACCAGAAATGGACATTTGGATCATTACACGCTTATGCTTAAAAcatcaaactctttcaaaaactcttcccagacagcttGTAGTATATCAACCATAACGTTTTGTACCCAACTCCAACTGTCAAACAGTTTAAATTTATGAAAACTagattataaaatttatttttggttcatcacaaaatttcttatagattatgagatataagcttccaaagtcagccatgtGCAGCAAATATTTTTGCGATGCACACTGCCAGGCAAAACAACTGCAGTACCAGGTTTCAGTTAATCGattataactttctgtacaaatattcaaatgatgaatggtttatagttctagaaactagactcaaagagttataacttttatttttatattatctcGAAATTCCTTACAGATTACGAGATATATGCTTCCAAACTCAGCCCTGCGCGACAAACATttctgcgatgcacactgctgtagccaaaaaccagcagttaaaaatggcctagaaatggcccgaaaccactctgaaactcacccgagcccctcgggaccccgtccgaacataccaacaagtctcaaaacatattatagacttagtcgaggcctcaaatcacatcaaacaacaccgaaccaacgaatcgcacctcgaatcgaacttatgagtttatgaaatttttcaaaatctatatcttgtgccgaaacgtatcaaatcaatctggaatgacttcaaatttttcatgcaagttataaatgacacaatggagctTTTCCAATTTCCAGAgttgaattccgaccccgatatcaataaagtcaacttctggtcaaactttttaaatatcttccatttttccaaattttgccatttcacgccaaaatcaattacggactttcaaataaatatccggacacactcctaaatccaaaatcaccatacaaagctattaacatcatcaaaattccattctggagtcgttttcTCAGAAGTCAAACTCCGGccaaactttagaaattcaagctttataaaatcaaaccttttaattatttattttaaaaaataacgaAAAACGTGCCTACACATCTCGGAATaaattcaaattttgtacataagtcataaatattgttacGAAGATGATCGAACTCTCAGAATCCAAATCGGGACCCAATATCAACCAAAATTCAATTATGACCAAATTtaagaattctttaaacctttaaatttttagtttccgtCAAATGGAGATAATGCAAGCTAGGGACTTCTAAATTTGATTTCAggcatacgccaaagtcccaaatcatgatacggacccaccgaaaTCGTTAGAACACTGAACCAGATCCGTTttctcaaaacattgaccaaagtcagctcaaatgagttttaaaggtaaaatttcacattttctttgGTTTTTCACATAACATATTTCGGAAAAAGATACTGAttgcgcatgcaaattgaggaaGGCTGAATAGAGTTATTCAAGGTCTCGGACTACATAAATGaaggttaaaattaaaaatgacaTAGCGGGTCATCACAGAAAGGATcatcatggctgctccaccaaacttcgaaGAAGGTCAATCCACCTACAGACCACTAAGATTCAATGGTCAATACTATGGATGGTGAAGACaaggatgcatgattttatcatggatgaagatttagagcTCTAGGATGTTATCTGTGACGGTCCTTTCATTCCTATGAAAACCATTGGGGAAGCAGCAGTGACAGTTCCCAAGTCTAGGAAGGAATACAGCGATGCTGACCGCAAGGCTATAGAAAAGAACTTTCGAGCAAAGAAAATCCTCGTCTGTGGCATTGGGCTAGATGAATACAACAGGATTTCGGCTTGTCAACCTGCTAAGGAGATCTGGGAAGCTCTCCAAACAACACACGAAGGGACAACTCAAATAAAGCAGTCGAAGATTGATATGCTAACCACTGAGTATCaactcttcaggatgaaggatgatgagtccattCAGGACATGCACACTCTCTTCACCTCTATTATCAATGAGCTCTATTCCCTAGGAGAAATCATTCCAAGGAACAAACTTACCAGGAAAATACTCAGCATATTACCTGGTTCCTGGGAAAGCAAAGTAAATGCTATCACGGAGGCAAATGATCTACAATAGATaaccattgatgaactcattggtaatttgaaaacttatgaaatgaagaagaaaaaggatcATGAGAGAAGAGATCccaaaagggagaagaacctAGTGCTCAAGACAGACAACAATGAATCAAGTGGTGAGGATGCTGATATGGCTTACTTGACAAAGAGATTTCAGAGGAT
This DNA window, taken from Nicotiana tabacum cultivar K326 chromosome 15, ASM71507v2, whole genome shotgun sequence, encodes the following:
- the LOC142169742 gene encoding uncharacterized protein LOC142169742 — encoded protein: MKTIGEAAVTVPKSRKEYSDADRKAIEKNFRAKKILVCGIGLDEYNRISACQPAKEIWEALQTTHEGTTQIKQSKIDMLTTEYQLFRMKDDESIQDMHTLFTSIINELYSLGEIIPRNKLTRKILSILPGSWESKVNAITEANDLQ